From one Coffea eugenioides isolate CCC68of chromosome 11, Ceug_1.0, whole genome shotgun sequence genomic stretch:
- the LOC113751965 gene encoding uncharacterized protein LOC113751965 produces MEVVEKEILKLLDVGIIYAISDSPWVNPVQIAVALEDEEKTTFTCLCETFTYRRMPFRLCNVPTTFQRCMDMTFEFNEDCKEAFDKLKNLPFEIMCDASDHAVGAVLGQRVGKVAHDIYYASRVLNGVQLNYSTIEKELLAVVFALEKFGSEIPDDEKNAKPRLIRWILLLQEFDLEIRDKRGSENLVADHLSCIPIEEENVPLRDTFFDEQLFFLNSKLPWYADLVNYLVTSKIPAGWPKAKIDKLRSDAKYFIWDDLYLWKGLFELKSTTRRVLDGGFYWPSLFKNVYTFFKATRTNNSRVVSDFVKSNIFVHFGMSRAIVSDRGTHFCNKTIVAPFRKYGVLYKVSTSYHPQTNG; encoded by the exons ATGGAGGTAGTGGAGAAAGAAATACTTAAATTGTTGGATGTAGGGATTATTTATGCCATATCAGATAGCCCATGGGTAAATCCAGTACAG ATCGCAGTTGCACTAGAGGACGAGGAGAAAACCACCTTCACGTGCCTGTGTGAAACCTTCACATACAGACGAATGCCATTCAGGTTGTGTAACGTCCCTACTACATTCCAGAGATGTATG GACATGACATTTGAGTTCAATGAAGATTGCAAGGAGGCATTCGATAAATTGAAG AATCTTCCATTTGAGATCATGTGTGACGCCAGTGACCATGCAGTGGGAGCAGTGTTGGGACAGAGAGTAGGAAAAGTAGCCCATGACATCTACTATGCATCAAGGGTTTTGAATGGAGTTCAATTAAATTACTCCACCATagaaaaggagcttttagcaGTTGTCTTTGCTTTAGAGAAATTTGG CTCTGAGATACCTGATGAcgaaaaaaatgcaaaaccaAGGCTAATAAGATGGATATTGCTCCTACAAGAATTCGACCTGGAGATCAGGGATAAAAGAGGATCGGAGAATTTGGTTGCTGACCATCTAAGTTGCATACCGATTGAAGAGGAGAATGTGCCATTGAGGGATACTTTCTTCGATGAACAATTATTTTTCCTAAATTCTAAATTGCCTTGGTATGCTGATTTAGTCAATTACCTAGTAACTAGCAAAATACCTGCAGGTTGGCCTAAAGCGAAGATAGACAAGCTTAGGAGTGATGCCAAATATTTCATATGGGATGACTTGTACCTATGGAA AGGTCTCTTTGAACTAAAAAGCACGACTCGTAGGGTGCTAGACGGCGGGTTCTATTGGCCTTCACTGTTTAAAAATGTCTACACATTCT TTAAAGCCACCCGTACTAACAATTCGAGAGTGGTCTCAGATTTTGtcaagtctaatatttttgtgcattttggaATGTCAAGGGCCATTGTTAGTGACAGGGGGACACACTTCTGTAACAAAACGATAGTGGCACCATTCCGAAAGTATGGTGTCCTTTACAAGGTCTCTACGTCATATCACCCTCAGACAAATGGCTAA